The proteins below are encoded in one region of Brassica napus cultivar Da-Ae chromosome A6, Da-Ae, whole genome shotgun sequence:
- the LOC106351276 gene encoding alpha/beta hydrolase domain-containing protein 17B isoform X1: MGTATSTMAAKLAFFPPNPPSYTVVTDESTGKMRISAEMMRHRRDEEIEVVKIMTRRGNEIVGMYIKHPTAKLTVLYSHGNATDIGQMFIIYNELSHHLNVNLMGYDYSGYGRSSGKPSEQETYADIEAAYNWLRETYGTKDERIILYGQSVGSGPSLELASRLPRLRALVLHSPFLSGLRVMYHVKHSFWFDIFKNIEKIQLVDCPVLVIHGTDDKVVDISHGKQLWELSKEKYEPLWLKGGSHCNLEMFPEYLPHLRKFIGAIEKLPVPQFRRHSVSDDHKKDKQQLNPKKSSGWIGSRHSTECVTSRDKSRKMSIGHRSGKARNSTDSFDRARNSFDRLGEMVRSVRLCNVDCVKNAVAEA, from the exons ATGGGAACAGCGACGTCGACGATGGCGGCTAAGTTAGCTTTCTTCCCACCAAATCCGCCGTCGTACACGGTGGTGACGGACGAATCGACGGGGAAGATGAGAATATCGGCGGAAATGATGCGTCACCGGAGAGACGAGGAAATAGAAGTGGTGAAGATAATGACTAGAAGAGGGAATGAAATCGTGGGGATGTATATAAAGCATCCAACGGCTAAACTAACAGTTTTGTATTCTCACGGCAACGCCACTGACATAGGTCAAATGTTCATCATCTACAATGAACTAAGTCACCATCTCAATGTCAATCTCATGGG ATACGATTATTCAGGATATGGGCGATCTTCGGGCAAG CCAAGCGAGCAAGAGACGTACGCAGACATAGAAGCAGCTTACAATTGGCTAAGAGAAACGTACGGTACAAAAGATGAACGTATCATTTTGTACGGACAATCTGTGGGCAGTGGACCGTCGCTTGAGCTTGCTTCTCGTCTTCCACGTCTTCGAgcacttgttcttcacagtcctTTCTTGTCCGGTCTACGTGTCATGTACCATGTCAAGCACTCCTTCTGGTTCGACATTTTCAAG AATATTGAGAAAATTCAACTCGTGGACTGTCCCGTTCTTGTGATTCAT GGAACAGATGACAAAGTTGTGGATATTTCACATGGAAAGCAATTATGGGAGCTATCCAAGGAAAAATATGAACCTTTATGGCTTAAAGGAGGAAGCCACTGTAATCTTGAGATGTTTCCTGAGTACTTACCTCACTTAAGAAAGTTCATAGGGGCCATTGAGAAGCTTCCAGTTCCACAATTCCGACGCCATTCAGTATCTGATGATCACAAGAAAGACAAACAACAACTGAATCCGAAGAAAAGTAGTGGTTGGATTGGATCTAGGCATAGCACGGAATGTGTTACTTCTAGAGACAAATCAAGAAAGATGAGTATTGGTCATCGGTCAGGAAAGGCGAGAAACAGCACGGATAGCTTTGATCGTGCTAGGAATAGCTTCGACAG GTTGGGTGAAATGGTGAGATCAGTTCGATTGTGTAATGTTGATTGTGTGAAGAATGCAGTTGCAGAGGCCTGA
- the LOC106351275 gene encoding protein GOLVEN 5, which translates to MTITSSFLCLFILLLFCLSCGYSLHGDKNEKSSVNFVSNAKHVDGYDAMKKAQVQRRSGEEFSKETTKMKMNPKKPIEKETGVEEEDDLVAYTADYWKPRHHPPKNN; encoded by the exons ATGACCATCACTTCAAGCTTTCTATGTTTgtttatccttcttttgttttgcCTCTCGTGTGGATATTCCCTTCATG GAGATAAGAATGAAAAGTCAAGTGTTAACTTTGTTTCAAATGCAAAG CATGTTGATGGTTATGATGCAATGAAGAAGGCGCAAGTAcaaagaagaagtggagaagagTTTAGCAAGGAGACGACAAAGATGAAGATGAATCCGAAGAAGCCAATAGAGAAGGAAACAGGTGTTGAGGAAGAGGATGATCTCGTTGCCTACACTGCTGATTACTGGAAACCAAGGCACCATCCTCCCAAGAACAACTGA
- the LOC106351276 gene encoding alpha/beta hydrolase domain-containing protein 17A isoform X2, with amino-acid sequence MSISWDTIIQDMGDLRASEQETYADIEAAYNWLRETYGTKDERIILYGQSVGSGPSLELASRLPRLRALVLHSPFLSGLRVMYHVKHSFWFDIFKNIEKIQLVDCPVLVIHGTDDKVVDISHGKQLWELSKEKYEPLWLKGGSHCNLEMFPEYLPHLRKFIGAIEKLPVPQFRRHSVSDDHKKDKQQLNPKKSSGWIGSRHSTECVTSRDKSRKMSIGHRSGKARNSTDSFDRARNSFDRLGEMVRSVRLCNVDCVKNAVAEA; translated from the exons ATGTCAATCTCATGGG ATACGATTATTCAGGATATGGGCGATCTTCGGGCAAG CGAGCAAGAGACGTACGCAGACATAGAAGCAGCTTACAATTGGCTAAGAGAAACGTACGGTACAAAAGATGAACGTATCATTTTGTACGGACAATCTGTGGGCAGTGGACCGTCGCTTGAGCTTGCTTCTCGTCTTCCACGTCTTCGAgcacttgttcttcacagtcctTTCTTGTCCGGTCTACGTGTCATGTACCATGTCAAGCACTCCTTCTGGTTCGACATTTTCAAG AATATTGAGAAAATTCAACTCGTGGACTGTCCCGTTCTTGTGATTCAT GGAACAGATGACAAAGTTGTGGATATTTCACATGGAAAGCAATTATGGGAGCTATCCAAGGAAAAATATGAACCTTTATGGCTTAAAGGAGGAAGCCACTGTAATCTTGAGATGTTTCCTGAGTACTTACCTCACTTAAGAAAGTTCATAGGGGCCATTGAGAAGCTTCCAGTTCCACAATTCCGACGCCATTCAGTATCTGATGATCACAAGAAAGACAAACAACAACTGAATCCGAAGAAAAGTAGTGGTTGGATTGGATCTAGGCATAGCACGGAATGTGTTACTTCTAGAGACAAATCAAGAAAGATGAGTATTGGTCATCGGTCAGGAAAGGCGAGAAACAGCACGGATAGCTTTGATCGTGCTAGGAATAGCTTCGACAG GTTGGGTGAAATGGTGAGATCAGTTCGATTGTGTAATGTTGATTGTGTGAAGAATGCAGTTGCAGAGGCCTGA